GAACTCGAGGCCGGTGAGGCCGCGCGCCGCGGCCTCCATCACCAGCTTCTTGAACGGCGCCGCGGCGCCGGCGCGCACCTGCCAGCGGTCGCCGGTCTGGCGCCAGTCGAAGACGCCGAGGGCGCGGCCGAGCTTGAGGACGATGCCGCGCACGCCGCGGTCGGCGACTAGGACGTTGGTGCCGATGCCGAGCACCGATACCGGAATGCCCTCGGCGCGGCCGCGGCGCTGCAGCGCCAGGATCTCCTCGGCGCTGCCCACCTCGACCCACGCATCGGCCGGCCCGCCGATGCGGAACGAGGTGTGCCGGCTCAGCGGCTCCGCGTAGCGAACCCGCGGGCCGAAGCGCTGCTGCAGCCACTCGCGCACGGCCGCTCCTATTGCACCGTCCATGTCGTCGCCTGGGCGCCGACCAGGCTGTGCACCAGCTCCTCGGCGATGCCGTGGATGTTGCCGGCGCCGAGCACCACCACCATGTCGCCGACCTGCAGCAGCGGCCGCAGCTCGGCCACCAGGTCCTCGCGCTTCGGCACGTACGACACCTCGAGGTGGCCGCGGCGCTTGAGCGCCCAGAACAGCACCTCGCCGTTCAGCCCGTCCACCGGCTCCTCGCCGGCGCCGTAGATGTCGGTGAGGACGAGGTGATCGGCGTCGTCGAAGGCGTCGAGGAACTCGCCGAAGAGATCGCGGGTGCGGGTGAAGCGGTGCGGCTGGAAGACCACCACCAGGCGCCGGCCGAAGCCCTCGCGCGCCGCCGCCAGGGTGGCGCGGATCTCGGCCGGGTGGTGGCCGTAGTCGCTGATCACCATGACGCCGCCGGACTCGCCGCAGAGCTCGAAGCGGCGGTGGATGCCGCCGAACTCGCCGAGCGCCTCGACGGCGGTCTCGAACGGCACGCCGAGCTGCTCGGCGACGGCGATCGCCGCCACCGCGTTGAGCGCATGGTGACGCCCGGGCAGCCGCAGGCGCAGGGTGCCGAGCACCTGGCCGTTGCGCGCCACCTCGCACATGGTCTCCATGCCGATGACGCAGAGATCGCGGGCGACGTACTCGCAGTCGTCGGTGGTGCCGTAGGTGATGACCCGCTTGCGCACCTGCGGCAGCAGCGAACGGACGTTGACGCTGTCCAGGCAGAGCACGCTGACGCCGTAGAACGGCACCCGGTTCATGAACTCCAGGTAGGCGGCGCGGGCGCGATCCATGTCGCCGTAGTAGTCGAGGTGCTCGGGGTCGATGTTGGTCACCACCGCGACCACCGGCGACAGCATGAGGAAGGTGCCGTCGCTCTCGTCCGCCTCGGCGACCAGCAGCTCGCCCTGGCCGAGGCGGGCATTGGTGCCCATGCCGTGCACCTTGCCGCCGATCACCGTCGTCGGGTCGAGGCCGCCGCGGGCGAGGATGGCGGCGATCAGCGACGTCGTGGTGGTCTTGCCGTGCGTGCCGGCGACGGCGATGCCGTACTTGAGGCGCATCAGCTCGGCCAGCATCTCGGCGCGCGGGATGACCGGGATCTTCAGCGCCCGCGCCTGGATCACCTCGGGGTTCGCGTACTTCACCGCCGAGGAGATGACGACGACGTCGACGTCGGGGGTCACCGCCTCGGCGCGGTGGCCGAGGGTGACGGCGGCGCCGCGCGCCGTCAGGCGACGGGTCGCGTCGCTCTCCGTCATGTCGGAGCCGCTCACCCGATGGCCGAGGGTGAGCAGCACCTCGGCGATGCCGCTCATGCCGACGCCGCCGATGCCGACGAAATGGATCCGCCGCGGTTCCCTGAACAACTTGGTCATCCGCCTCCGCCTCCTCCCGCCACCACCTCGCGGCAGGTCGCCACGACGCGCGCCGCGGCATCGGGCACCCCGAGCCGCCGCGCCGCCTCCGCCATCGCCCGCAGGCGCGCCCGATCGCGCGCCAGCTCGATCACCGCCGCGCCCAGCCGCTCGCCGGTGCAGTCGGCGTCGAGCAGCAGGACGCCCGCGCCGGCGTCGGCGACCACCGCGGCGTTGGCGCGCTGATGGTCGTCGGCGGCGAACGGGTAGGGCACCAGGATCGCCGGCTTGCCGAGCACCGTGAGCTCGGCGACGGTGGTCGCGCCGGCGCGGCAGACCACCAGGTCGGCGCCCTGGTACGCGGCGCCCATGTCGTCGATGAACGCCACCGCCTCGGCGGCGACGCCGAGCGCCGCGTAGCGGGCGGCGATGGCCTCGCGATCGGCGGCGCCGGTCTGGTGCAGGATGCGCAGGTCGGGAATCGCCGCGAACAGCGCCGCCGCCGCGTCGGCCAGGGCGCGGTTGAGCCGGTGCGCCCCCTGGCTGCCGCCGAAGGCCAGCAGCGTGAAGCCCTGGCGCGGCGCCGGCGCGGCCGCCGGAAAGGCGCGCACCGGGTTGCCGGTGACCACCACCTTGCCGGCCGGGAAGTAGGCGTTGGCGGCGGCGAAGGTGGTGCAGACGCGGCTGGCGATGCGGCCGAGGGCGCGGTTGGCGAGCCCCGGACGCGCGTTCTGCTCCAGCAGCACCGACGGCACGCGCCGCAGCCAGGCGGCGGCGACGAGCGGGAACGAGGCGTAGCCACCGACGCCGAGGACGACGTCGGCGCGGAAGCGATGGAGGATGCGGGTGCCCGCCGCCACGGCCGCCGGCAGGTGCACGGCGAGGCCGAGCGCGCCGCGCCAGCCGCGGCCGCGCAGGCCGCGGATGTTCAGGGCCTGGAAGGCGAAGCGGGTGCGCGGGATGACGCGCGCCTCGATGCCGTGCGCGCTGCCGACGAACAGCACGGACTCGGGCTCGCCGCCCGCCCACTGCTCGGCCACCGCGAGCCCCGGGAACAGATGCCCGCCTGTGCCACCCCCCGCCACGATCATCCGCATCCTCAACCCGTCATGCGCGACAGCGACGCGAGCATGCCGACCTCGATCATCGTCACCAGGATCGCCGAGCCGCCGTAGCTGAGGAACGGCAGCGGCAAGCCCTTGGTCGGCAGCAAGCCCAACACCACCCCTATGTTGACCACCGCGCTGAGAATTAGCACCGCGGTCAGGCCAAAAGCGAGCAGACTGGCGAAGGAATCGGGGTGGCGCGCGGCGACCCGGAAGCCGCGCACGGCGACCACCGCGAACAGCGCCAGCACCACCAGCGCGCCGATCAGGCCGAGCTCCTCGCCGACCAGGGCGAAGATGAAATCGGTGTGCGCCTCGGGCAGGAACGCCATCTTCTGCTTGCTCTGGCCGAGGCCGACGCCGGCGACGCCGCCGGAGCCGACGGCGATCAGCGACTGCACCAGTTGGAAGGCGCTGTCCTGGGCGTGCTCGAAGGGGTCCATGAAGGCGAGCAGGCGGCGCATGCGGTACGGGGCCACCTGCACCGCCGCGATCATGCCGATCGCCCCGAGGCCGACCAGGCCGCCGATGTGCAGCGGCCGCGCCCCGCCGACGTACAGCATGAGCAGCGCCAGGGCGCCGAGGATGACGGTGGTGCCGAAGTCCGGCTGTCCCATGATGAGGGCGCAGCAGATGCCGACGCACAGCAGCGCCGGCACGATGCCGTTGACGAAGCTGCCCATGCGCTCGCGGTGCTGGCTGATCCAGCGCGCCAGGAAGAGCACCACGCCGAGCTTGACGAACTCCGACGGCTGCAGGCTGAAGCCGCCGAGCGCGATCCAGCGCCGCGCGCCGCCGCGTTCGACGCCGATGCCCGGCGTCAGCACCAGCAGCAGCGCCAGCATGCAGAGCGGCAGCATCACCGCCGCCCAGCGCTCGAGCAGCTCGAGGCGGAGGCGCGAGACCAGCAGCATCACCAGCACGCCGCCGCCGACCGAGACCAGGTGCTTGCGGAAGAAGAGGTAGGGATCGCCGTAGCGGTTGCCGGCCTGGAAGTAGCTGACGTTGAGCACCATGACGACGCCGAGCCCGAGCAGGCCGGCAACCGCGGCGAGCAGCCACACGTCGGGGCGGGTCAGGCGCGGCATGACGACGCGCTCCTGCAGACGGCTGATCGGTCGCAGACGATTCACGGCAGTTCCTCCACCAGGGCGCGGAAGCGCGCGCCGCGCTCCGCGTAGTCGCGGAATTCGTCGAAGCTGGCGCAGCCCGGCGCCAGGACCACCACCTGCCCGGGGCGCGCCGCGGCGGCGTGGCGCACGGCCGCCGCGAGATCGGGCACGACCAGCGGCGACAGGTCGCCGCCCAGTTGCGCGGCGATGGCCGGCCCGGCCTGGCCGAAGCAGATGGTGCGCGCGACCCGGGCCGCGATGCGCGGCCGCAGCGCCGCGAAGTCGCCGCCCTTGTCGTAGCCGCCGAGCAGCAGGACGATGCCGCCGGGGAAGCTGTCGAGCGACTTCTCGACCGCGCCGACGTTGGTCGCCTTGGAGTCGTCGTACCAGCGCACGCCGCCGCGCTCGGCGACCAGCTCGAGGCGGTGCGGCAGCGCCGTGGTGGCGCGGATCGCGGCGCGGATGGCCTCGGGCGGCGTGCCCCAGGCGGTGGCGGCGGTAATCGCCGCCAGCAGGTTCTCGCGGTTGTGGGCGCCGGCGAGCGGACTGCTTCTGAGGTCGTAGCGCTGCGGCGGACCGGCGTTGCGCGCCACCGCCGCGTCGCCGTCGAGGTAGGTGCCGAACTCCACCGGCTCGCGGCCGAACGAGAGGACGGTGGCGCGGGTGTGGTGGCGCTGCTCCCAGACCCAGGGATCGTCGCGATTGAGCACCGCGACGTCGGCCCCGCTCTGGTGGCGCAGCAGGTTGGCCTTGGCGGCGCCGTAGTCGGCGGGGTTCGGATAGCGGTCCTGGTGATCCGGGGTCAGGTTCAGCAGCACGCCGACGCGCGGCGCGAAGCTCGGCACCCACTCGAGCTGGAAGCTCGACACCTCGGCGACCGCGGCGTCCCACGGACGCGGATCGAGTGCCGCGTCGGCGAGCGGCGTGCCGAGATTGCCGCCGATGAACACGCGCTGCCCGGCCGCCTGCAGCATGGCGCCGAGCAGGGTCGTCGTCGTGCTCTTGCCGTTGGTGCCGGTGATCGCCAGCACCGGACAGGACAGGAAGCGGGCGGCGAGCTCGATCTCGCTCCACACCGGCAGGCCGCGCGCCGCCGCGGCGGCGAGGAGCAGGTGATCGCGCGCCACGCCGGGGCTCGGCACCACCAGCGTGATGCCGGCGAGCGCGGCGAGGTCCTCCGGACCGACGACCAGCTCCACCGCGTCGGGCCACGCCGGGTCGCGCGCCGCCGTCGCCGCGCGCTCGACGACGCGGACGCGGGCCCCGCGCGCCGCCAGCAGGCGGGCGCAACTGCGGCCGGCGCGGCCGGCGCCGATCACCAACGCGTGCGTGCCCGCCAGCTCGCTCATCGCAGCTTCAGGGTGCTGAGCGCCACCACCGCGCAGAGGATCGAGAGGATCCAGGCGCGGACGATGATCTGCGGCTCCGGCCAGCCCAGCAGCTCGAAATGATGGTGGATCGGCGCCATGCGGAAGATGCGCTTGCGCCGCAGCTTGAACGACGCGACCTGCAGGATGACCGACAGCGCCTCGACGACGAAGACGCCGCCGGCGATGACCAGCACCAGCTCCTGCTTGGTGAGCAGCGCCAGGATGCCGAGCGCGGCGCCGAGCGGCAGCGCGCCGACGTCGCCCATGAACATCATCGCCGGATAGGCGTTGAACCACAGGAACCCGAGGCCGGCGCACACCAGCGCCGAGCAGAAGATCGCCAGCTCGCCGGTGCCGGTGATGTACGGCACCTGCAGGTACTCGGCGAGCTTCGCGTTGCCGGTCGCGTAGGCGAAGATGCCGTACGTGAACGCGGTGGTCATCACCGGGCCGATGGCCAGGCCGTCGAGCCCGTCGGTGAGGTTGACCGCGTTCGAGGCGCCGACCAGCAGCACGGCGGCGAACGGGATGTAGAGGATCCCGAGATCGACGTGGACGTTCTTGACGAACGGGAAGTAGAGCGCGGTGTCGAAGTGCGGCACGAAGTAGAGGAAGGCGCCGGCCGCCAGCCCGATCGCGAGCTCCCAGCGCAGGCGGGTCGCGCCCGGCAGGCCCTTGGAGTTGCGGCCGGTGAGCTTGCGCCAGTCGTCGACGAAGCCGATGGCGGCGAAGCTGACGGTGACCAGGAGGACCAGCCACACGTACTGGTTGGTGAGATCGGCCAGCAGCAGCGTGGCGAGGATGAGCGACGACAGGATGAGCACGCCGCCCATCGTCGGGGTGCCGGCCTTGGTCTGGTGGCGCTCGGGGCCCTCGGGGCGGATCTGCTGGCCGATCTTGGCGGCGGTCAGCGTGCGGATCAGCCAGGGCCCGAAGAGAAACGAGACGACGAACGCCGTCAGCGCCGCCACCACGGCGCGGAAGGTGATGTAGCGCAGCACGTTCAGGCCGGAGAACGTGGTGTGCAGCGGGTACAGCAGGGCGTAGAGCATCAGCTCGCTCCGGCGGCGCCGCGCCCGCCAGCGGCGGCTTCGAGCAGGGCCACCACCTCCGCCATGCGGGCGCCGTAGCGGCGCACGCCCGGCTCGGCGTCGCCGCCCCGGGACCCCTTGACCAGCACGGTGTCGCCGGGCTGCCAGCGGGCGCCGATCAGCGCCGCGGCGGCGGCGGCGTCGGCGCACACGTCGACCAGGGCCCCGCCGGCGCGGCGGGCGCCCTCGGCGATCGGCTCGGCGCCGGGCCCGACGGCGAGCACCCAGGCGACGCCCGCGGCCACCGCATGGGCGCCGACCGCGGCGTGCAGCTCGGCGCTGCGCGGCCCGAGCTCGCGCATCTCGCCGAGCGCGGCGATGGCGCGTCCGGGCAGGCGGCCGACGGCGTCGAGCGCCGCCGCGGTGCTGCCGGGATTGGCGTTGTAGGCGTCGTTGATGACCGTCACCCCGTTCGCCAGCGGCACCACCTGCATGCGCATGCGCGGCGGCTCGGCGGCGGCGAGCCCGGCGGCGATGACGGCGGCGTCGAGGCCCAGGGCGTGCGCCGCCGCCGCGGCGGCGAGGGCGTTCTGGACGTTGTGGCGACCGGCGGCGCGCAGGCGCACGGGGGCGCGCGCGTCGCCGATGCAGAGGGTGAAGGCGCAGCCGGCAAGGTCGGCGTCGTCGATCGCCTCGGCGCGGACGAGGCGGCCGCTGCCGAACTCGATGCGGCGGCGGCCGGCGAAGCGCGCCGCCGCGGCGGCGACGCGCGCGTCGTCCATGTTGACGGCGATGGCGCCCGCCGCCGGCATGCCGGCGAAGAGCTCGCCCTTGGCGCGGGCGACGCCGTCGACACTGCCCACCCCCTCGAGGTGCGCCGGGCCGACGTTGGTGATCACGCCGACGTCGGGGACGGCGATCTCGGTCAGGCGGGCGATCTCGCCGAAGGCGTTCATGCCCATCTCGATCACCGCCGCGGCCTCGTCGCCGGTCAGGCGGACGAGCGTCAGCGGCACGCCGATCAGGTTGTTCTCGTTGCCGTGGGTCTTGAGCACCCGGCCCGGCCAGGCCTGCTCGAAGACCGCGGCCAGCATCTCCTTGGTGGTCGTCTTGCCGTTGCTGCCGGTGATCGCGACGACGCGGCCGCCCCAGCGGCGGCGCGTCCAGGCGGCGAGATCGCCGAGGGCGCGCAGCGTGTCGGCGACGACGATGGCGCGCGCCGGCTCGACGCCCTCGGGCACGTGATCCACCAGCACCGCGACCGCGCCGCCGGCGAGCGCCGCGGCGGCGAAGGCGTGGCCGTCGTGCGTCGGGCCGCGCAGCGCCACGTACAGGCAGTCGGCGGCGAGCGCGCGCGTGTCGGTGCACACCGCGCGCGCCGTGCAGGCGGGCGCCGGCGCGGCGGCGCCGACGGCGCGCGCGATCTCCTCGCCCGTCCAGGTCATGAGGGATGCCTCGCCCGCGCGCGCCGCCATGGCCATGGCGTCACGAGGCGCTGGAGGAGAAATACAGCGTCAGCGTGCGGTCGGCGGCGACCGCGCCGGGAAGCGGCGTCTGTCTGGCGACGTAGCCCGAGCCCTCGACGCGCACCGTCCAGCCGTCGGCCTGGGCGCGCACCAGGGCGTCGCGCATCGGCAGGCCGAGGAAG
The genomic region above belongs to bacterium and contains:
- a CDS encoding UDP-N-acetylmuramate--L-alanine ligase, giving the protein MFREPRRIHFVGIGGVGMSGIAEVLLTLGHRVSGSDMTESDATRRLTARGAAVTLGHRAEAVTPDVDVVVISSAVKYANPEVIQARALKIPVIPRAEMLAELMRLKYGIAVAGTHGKTTTTSLIAAILARGGLDPTTVIGGKVHGMGTNARLGQGELLVAEADESDGTFLMLSPVVAVVTNIDPEHLDYYGDMDRARAAYLEFMNRVPFYGVSVLCLDSVNVRSLLPQVRKRVITYGTTDDCEYVARDLCVIGMETMCEVARNGQVLGTLRLRLPGRHHALNAVAAIAVAEQLGVPFETAVEALGEFGGIHRRFELCGESGGVMVISDYGHHPAEIRATLAAAREGFGRRLVVVFQPHRFTRTRDLFGEFLDAFDDADHLVLTDIYGAGEEPVDGLNGEVLFWALKRRGHLEVSYVPKREDLVAELRPLLQVGDMVVVLGAGNIHGIAEELVHSLVGAQATTWTVQ
- the mraY gene encoding phospho-N-acetylmuramoyl-pentapeptide-transferase, translated to MLYALLYPLHTTFSGLNVLRYITFRAVVAALTAFVVSFLFGPWLIRTLTAAKIGQQIRPEGPERHQTKAGTPTMGGVLILSSLILATLLLADLTNQYVWLVLLVTVSFAAIGFVDDWRKLTGRNSKGLPGATRLRWELAIGLAAGAFLYFVPHFDTALYFPFVKNVHVDLGILYIPFAAVLLVGASNAVNLTDGLDGLAIGPVMTTAFTYGIFAYATGNAKLAEYLQVPYITGTGELAIFCSALVCAGLGFLWFNAYPAMMFMGDVGALPLGAALGILALLTKQELVLVIAGGVFVVEALSVILQVASFKLRRKRIFRMAPIHHHFELLGWPEPQIIVRAWILSILCAVVALSTLKLR
- the ftsW gene encoding putative lipid II flippase FtsW, whose translation is MNRLRPISRLQERVVMPRLTRPDVWLLAAVAGLLGLGVVMVLNVSYFQAGNRYGDPYLFFRKHLVSVGGGVLVMLLVSRLRLELLERWAAVMLPLCMLALLLVLTPGIGVERGGARRWIALGGFSLQPSEFVKLGVVLFLARWISQHRERMGSFVNGIVPALLCVGICCALIMGQPDFGTTVILGALALLMLYVGGARPLHIGGLVGLGAIGMIAAVQVAPYRMRRLLAFMDPFEHAQDSAFQLVQSLIAVGSGGVAGVGLGQSKQKMAFLPEAHTDFIFALVGEELGLIGALVVLALFAVVAVRGFRVAARHPDSFASLLAFGLTAVLILSAVVNIGVVLGLLPTKGLPLPFLSYGGSAILVTMIEVGMLASLSRMTG
- the murG gene encoding undecaprenyldiphospho-muramoylpentapeptide beta-N-acetylglucosaminyltransferase gives rise to the protein MIVAGGGTGGHLFPGLAVAEQWAGGEPESVLFVGSAHGIEARVIPRTRFAFQALNIRGLRGRGWRGALGLAVHLPAAVAAGTRILHRFRADVVLGVGGYASFPLVAAAWLRRVPSVLLEQNARPGLANRALGRIASRVCTTFAAANAYFPAGKVVVTGNPVRAFPAAAPAPRQGFTLLAFGGSQGAHRLNRALADAAAALFAAIPDLRILHQTGAADREAIAARYAALGVAAEAVAFIDDMGAAYQGADLVVCRAGATTVAELTVLGKPAILVPYPFAADDHQRANAAVVADAGAGVLLLDADCTGERLGAAVIELARDRARLRAMAEAARRLGVPDAAARVVATCREVVAGGGGGG
- the murD gene encoding UDP-N-acetylmuramoyl-L-alanine--D-glutamate ligase, with the translated sequence MSELAGTHALVIGAGRAGRSCARLLAARGARVRVVERAATAARDPAWPDAVELVVGPEDLAALAGITLVVPSPGVARDHLLLAAAAARGLPVWSEIELAARFLSCPVLAITGTNGKSTTTTLLGAMLQAAGQRVFIGGNLGTPLADAALDPRPWDAAVAEVSSFQLEWVPSFAPRVGVLLNLTPDHQDRYPNPADYGAAKANLLRHQSGADVAVLNRDDPWVWEQRHHTRATVLSFGREPVEFGTYLDGDAAVARNAGPPQRYDLRSSPLAGAHNRENLLAAITAATAWGTPPEAIRAAIRATTALPHRLELVAERGGVRWYDDSKATNVGAVEKSLDSFPGGIVLLLGGYDKGGDFAALRPRIAARVARTICFGQAGPAIAAQLGGDLSPLVVPDLAAAVRHAAAARPGQVVVLAPGCASFDEFRDYAERGARFRALVEELP
- the murF gene encoding UDP-N-acetylmuramoyl-tripeptide--D-alanyl-D-alanine ligase, whose amino-acid sequence is MTWTGEEIARAVGAAAPAPACTARAVCTDTRALAADCLYVALRGPTHDGHAFAAAALAGGAVAVLVDHVPEGVEPARAIVVADTLRALGDLAAWTRRRWGGRVVAITGSNGKTTTKEMLAAVFEQAWPGRVLKTHGNENNLIGVPLTLVRLTGDEAAAVIEMGMNAFGEIARLTEIAVPDVGVITNVGPAHLEGVGSVDGVARAKGELFAGMPAAGAIAVNMDDARVAAAAARFAGRRRIEFGSGRLVRAEAIDDADLAGCAFTLCIGDARAPVRLRAAGRHNVQNALAAAAAAHALGLDAAVIAAGLAAAEPPRMRMQVVPLANGVTVINDAYNANPGSTAAALDAVGRLPGRAIAALGEMRELGPRSAELHAAVGAHAVAAGVAWVLAVGPGAEPIAEGARRAGGALVDVCADAAAAAALIGARWQPGDTVLVKGSRGGDAEPGVRRYGARMAEVVALLEAAAGGRGAAGAS